The proteins below come from a single Malus sylvestris chromosome 3, drMalSylv7.2, whole genome shotgun sequence genomic window:
- the LOC126615463 gene encoding exosome complex component RRP4 homolog, producing MKDLQLSLNQTQKVRLQRALEKLESLSSKANSNASVTVADSILVNYEDGLLKGHGTSEVNGEVVATVCGVVERVNKLVYVRSLRPRYKPEVGDIILGRVIEVAPKRWRVEINYSHDAVLMLSSMNLPDGIQRRRTALDELNMRSIFEENDVICAEVRGFQHDGLHVQARSQKYGKLGRGQLLTVPSYLVKRRKQHFHHLENYGIDLILGCNGFIWVGKHVEVTNDMVVDPKSGQDGFKADKNSFSPEDQEKNYTLQQTRENICRTANAVRVLSALGFNITVEVIMETVDLSSCINVAIHEMLGAEFCVLVAEKEAVRRSMTKKK from the exons ATGAAAGATTTACAGCTTTCGCTGAACCAAACCCAGAAGGTTCGGCTACAGAGAGCTCTCGAAAAGCTCGAGTCTTTGTCTTCAAAAGCCAATTCCAACGCCTCCGTCACCGTCGCGGACTCCATCCTCGTTAACTACGAAGACGGCCTTCTCAA GGGACATGGGACCTCTGAGGTCAATGGGGAAGTTGTTGCGACGGTTTGCGGCGTCGTCGAGAGAGTCAATAAGCTGGTTTATGTGCGTTCTTTAAGGCccag GTACAAACCAGAGGTTGGAGATATCATATTGGGGCGTGTAATTGAG GTTGCTCCGAAACGTTGGAGAGTGGAGATAAACTATAGCCATGATGCAGTGTTGATGCTTTCTTCAATGAACTTGCCCGACGGCATCCAG AGGCGCCGAACTGCTCTGGATGAACTCAACATGCGCAGCATTTTTGAAGAGAATGATGTCATTTGT GCCGAagttcgtggttttcaacatgatGGTTTACATGTCCAAGCAAGAAGTCAGAAGTATGGAAAG CTTGGAAGGGGTCAGTTGCTCACAGTTCCTTCTTATCTAGTGAAACGACGAAAGCAGCACTTCCATCATTTAGAAAACTACGGCATTGACCTGATACTAGGCTGTAATGGTTTCATCTGGGTTGGTAAACACGTTGAAGTTACCAATGATATGGTGGTGGATCCGAAGTCAGGACAAGATGGTTTCAAAGCCGATAAAAATTCCTTTAGTCCCGAAGATCAGGAGAAAAACTACACTCTCCAACAGACAAGAGAGAACATATGCAGGACCGCAAATGCTGTCCGCGTATTGTCTGCTTTAGGCTTCAATATTACCGTAGAAGTGATCATGGAGACGGTTGATTTGAGCAGTTGTATAAATGTTGCTATACATGAAATGCTTGGTGCAGAGTTTTGTGTTCTGGTTGCAGAGAAGGAGGCTGTACGCCGAAGCATGACTAAAAAGAAGTGA
- the LOC126615465 gene encoding auxin-binding protein T85-like, giving the protein MVGSSSLTIFFFFSLLFFSAISEASKCSLKGLPIVRNISELPQDNYGRGGLAHTTVAGSLLHGLKEVEVWLQTFAPGSGTPIHRHSCEEVFVVLKGSGTLYLAPSSHGKFPGKPQEFSIFANSTFHIPVNDVHQVRNTNEHEDLQALVTVSRPPVKVFMYQDWFMPHTAAKLRYPYYWDEECLDVEPPPKDEL; this is encoded by the exons ATGGTAGGGTCTTCTTCTCTTactatctttttcttcttcagcTTGCTGTTCTTCTCTGCAATATCTGAAGCTTCCAAATGCTCACTCAAAG GGTTACCTATAGTAAGAAATATCAGTGAGCTTCCACAGGATAACTATGGAAGGGGTGGTTTGGCACACACAACTGTTGCTGGTTCGCTCTTGCATGGGTTGAAAGAG GTCGAGGTTTGGCTACAAACATTTGCTCCAGGATCAGGCACACCAATACACAGGCATTCTTGTGAAGAAGTTTTTGTTGTCCTAAAGGGAAGTGGAACTCTCTACCTTGCACCGAGCTCGCACGGGAAGTTCCCTGGAAAGCCACAGGAGTTCTCTATCTTTGCAAATAGCACATTTCACATACCTGTTAACGATGTTCACCAG GTCCGGAATACAAATGAACATGAGGATTTGCAAGCACTTGTCACCGTCTCTCGTCCGCCAGTTAAAGT GTTCATGTATCAGGACTGGTTCATGCCACACACTGCAGCAAAGTTAAGGTACCCCTACTATTGGGATGAAGAATGCCTCGATGTCGAACCACCACCAAAGGATGAGCTATGA